Proteins encoded by one window of Nitrincola iocasae:
- the rsd gene encoding sigma D regulator — protein MLEKCRNAKERWGGVSQIIDQWLEQRQQVISGFINLPDAEVGEMLNARLDEFCSNLIDYISSGHFEVYEQLLNEGKDFKDGSVAEAQKLLPLIQSSTDSALDFNDVIHGFSSPTLRELRDFSTQLSCLGEKLEERFELEDQLIEILHNAHKEQINATA, from the coding sequence ATGTTGGAAAAATGTCGCAACGCCAAGGAGCGCTGGGGTGGAGTCAGTCAAATCATCGACCAATGGCTGGAACAGCGTCAGCAAGTCATCAGTGGATTTATCAATTTACCCGATGCCGAAGTAGGTGAGATGCTTAACGCTCGTCTGGATGAGTTTTGCTCTAACCTGATCGACTATATTTCATCCGGGCATTTTGAAGTTTATGAACAACTATTGAATGAAGGTAAGGACTTTAAAGACGGCAGCGTTGCTGAAGCCCAAAAACTCTTGCCATTAATTCAATCCTCCACTGATTCTGCTTTGGATTTCAATGATGTCATCCACGGCTTCAGCAGCCCGACACTACGTGAGTTGCGTGATTTTTCGACACAACTGTCATGCCTAGGGGAAAAGCTTGAAGAGCGTTTTGAGCTTGAAGATCAGTTGATTGAAATTCTCCACAACGCCCACAAAGAACAGATAAACG